The DNA window CCTTCGCCGACGCCGACCACGGGGAGACGCTCGCCGCGATCGAAGAGCGGCTCCCCGAGATCGCCGAACTGGGCGTCGACACGCTGTGGCTCACGCCCGTGCTCGAGAACGACGGGAAGCCGCACGGCTACAACATCACGGACTTCCGCTCCGTCGCCGACGACCTCGGCGACCGCGAGGACTACGAGCGACTGGTCGAGACGGCCCACGACAACGGGATGCGCGTGCTCTTCGACCTCGTGTTGAACCACACCGCCCGCGACCATCCCTGGTTCCGGGACGCCTACCGGAACCCCGACTCGCCGTACCGCGACCGCTACGAGTGGCAGTCGTCGGGCGAGCCGGAGACCTACTTCGACTGGGAGCTGATCGCGAACCTGAACCACGCGAACCTGACGGTCAGGCGGTACCTCCTCGACGTGGTCGACGAGTGGGCACCGCTCGTCGACGGCTTCCGCTGTGACATGGCGTGGGCGGTCCCCGACTCGCTCTGGCGGGAGATCCGCGACCGCGTGAAGGCGGCCGACCCGGAGTTCCTGTTGATGGACGAGACGATCCCGTACGTCCCCCGGTTCCACGAGGGGATGTTCGACGTCCACTTCGACGCGACGCTGTATTTCACCCTCCGGCAGGTCGGGCGCGGCCACGAGCCGGCCGACGCCGTGATCGACGCGGTCGAGAAGCGCGCCGCGATCGGCTTCCCCGACCACGCCGGCTTCCTCCAGTACGTCGAGAACCACGACGAGACCCGCTATCGGGTGGAGTGCGGCGACGACGCGGCGGCCGCGGCGGCCGCGGCGACGTTCACCCTTCCCGGCGTGCCGATGGTGTACGCGGGCCAGGAGATCGGCCAGCGCGGCCGGCGCGACGCGATCGCCTGGGAGCACGCCCGCGAGGAGGTCCGCGAGCGCTACGCGCGGCTGTCGGCCGCCCACGACGCGCACCCGGCGCTCGGCCCGGAGGGCGACCTCGAGCGAGTCGACTACCGCGTCGCCGGCGACGGGACGGGAGAACGGCAGATCGCCGCCGAGAGCGACGCGGTCCACCCCGACGACGTGGTGGCGTTCCGTCGCGAACGCGGCTCGGAGGCGCTCGTAGTCGTCCTCAACTTCGCGCCGGGCGAGGCGCTCGTCGCCGTCGACGCCGACCACGGGCGGTTGGACGTCGTCACGGGCGATCCCTGCGTGGAGGCCGACGCCGAGGGGGAAGACCGGATCCGCGTCGACGACGTGGCGGTGGTGCCGGCGGGGAGGTAGGACGAGGTAGGGCGCGGTGGCGTGACGACCGACGCGACGGCGGGAGGGAGCGCGGAGCCGTGACGCGGGCCCCGCGCGGACGCAACGCTTGAGTCGGTGGCCGTCGCAGGCGTAGCCATGCGATTCGATCGCTCCGACGGAGTGTTCTGTCACGTCACGTCGCTTCCGGGGCCACACGGGATCGGCGACCTCGGCGACGGCGCGGCGGCGTTCCTCTCGTTTCTCGGGGACTGCGGCGTCGACTACTGGCAGGTGTGTCCGCTCGGTCCGACCATCGGGGCCGCCGGGGAGTCGCCGTACCAGTCGCCCTCGGCGTTCGCCGGCAACCCGCTGTTGATCGACCTGGAGGGGCTCGTCGACGACGGCTGGCTCGAGGCGGACGAGCTGGAGCCGGTCCCCGACTTCCCGACCGACCGGGTCGACTACGAGGCGGTCCGGGAGTACAAGCTCCCGCTGTTGCGAACCGCGTTCGACCGGTTCGAGTCGGAGCGGGCGGAAGACGCGGCGGCGACGGGAGACGCGGCGGCGGCGTTCGACGCCTTCCGCGAGCGGGAGCCGTGGGCGGGCGAGTACGCGCTGTTCCGCGCGCTCTCGGCCGCCAGACCGGAGGACACCTGGATCGAGTGGCCGGAGCCGCTCCGCACGCGCGAGCCGGACGCGCTCGCGGCGGCGCGGGAGGAGCACGCCGAAACGATCCGGTACCACGAGTTCTGCCAGTGGACGTTCGACCGGCAGTGGGCGGCCCTGCGCGACCGCGCCGCGGAGGCGGGCGTCGAGATCGTCGGCGACGTGCCGATCTACGTCGCGCTCGACTCCGCGGACGTGTGGGCGAACCCGGAGGCGTTCCGGCTCGACGAGGGGAACCGCCCGGCCGCGGTGGCGGGGGTGCCGCCGAACGCCGGCGACGACGGGCAGCGCTGGGGGAACCCCGTCTACGACTGGGAGCGGCTCGCCGAGAACGACTACGGTTGGTGGATGGAGCGGTTCCGCCGGCTGTTCGATCTCGCCGACGTCGCCCGGCTCGACCACTTCCTCGGGTTCGTGCGGTACTGGGCGATCCCCGCCGACGCCGACGACCCGGCCGCGGGCGAGTGGCGCGACGGACCGGGGCGGGCGCTCTTCGAGGCGGTCGAGCGCGAGTTCGGCGAGGCCCCCTTCATCGCGGAGGACCTCGGATTCGAGGACGCGCGGATGGACGACCTGATGGCCGACTTCGGCTTCCCCGGGATGCGGGTGCCCCAGTACGCGAACTGGACGGAGGCGGGCAACCCGTACCAGCCGATGCACTACCCCGAACGGGTGGTCGGCTACACCTCCACGCACGACACCGACACCTGGGTCGGCTACTACGAGGACCTCGATCCCGAGCAGCGCGACGCGCTCCACTACAACCTCGGGTACGGCGGCGACCGGCCGATAGAGTGGGCGATCATCGACGAGGTGTGGAGCTCGGAGGCGATCCTCGCGATGACGACCGTCCAGGACCTGCTCGGGCTCGGCAGCGAGGCCCGGTTCAACGAGCCCGGGACCGTCGACGGCAACTGGGAGTGGCGCGTCGAGCGCGACGCGCTGAGCGACGACCTCGCCGGGCGGCTCCGCGAGCTCGGCGAGTTCCACGTGCGGTGACGGCGAACCGAACCCTCCCGCCGTCGGCGCGCGCGAAACGAGCGTAGCGAGTCGCGCGCGAGGGACGCGGCGAGCGGTGAAACCGCGAGCCGCGAGGCTGGGGAGGGTGAGGTGCGGGACGGTGAGGCGTGAGAGGAAACCGACCGCGTCGTTCGCGATCCACCGATCCGACGACGACGAACCGTTTTTATCCCGGCGGAGAGCCGTAGGCGTATGGAACTCCCAGTCGACGCGGACCGACTCAGAGCGGACATCGAGGGGAACGCGGCGTTCGGCCGGATCGACCTCGAGGACCCCGACTCGCACGGCCGGACGAACCGCACCGGCAGCGAGGCGAACCGCGAGGCGCGCGACCGGTTCGTCGCGCGGCTCGAGGACGCCGGCATGGACGTGACCGTCGACGCGATCGGCAACGTCGCCGGCGAGTGGGTCCCCGACTCCGCGGACCCCGACGCCGCGCCCGTCGCCTGCGGGAGCCACCTCGACAGCGTCCCCGAGGGCGGAATCTTCGACGGCCCGCTCGGCGTGTACGCCGCCCTCGAGTCCGTGCGCGCCATGCGCGACGCCGGCGTCGAGCCCCAGCGTCCGGTGGTCGTCGTCAGCTTCACCGAGGAGGAGGGCGCGACCTACGGTAACGGGCTGTTGGGCTCGAGCGTCGCGACCGGCGTGACCGACCTCGAGGAGGCGCTCGCGTTCGAGAACGACGACGGCGAGACGGTCGGCGAGGCGCTCGAGTCGATCGGCTACCGCGGCGAGGGGACGGAGACCCTCGACCCGGCGGGATGGGACGCCTTCTACGAGCTTCACATCGAACAGGACACCACGCTCGAGGAGGCGGGCGTCGACGCCGGGATCGTCACGACGATCACGGGGATCAGCCACTGCGAGGCGACGATCCTCGGGGAGGCGAACCACGCGGGCGCGACCGCGATGGACGAGCGGACCGACGCGCTCGCGGCGGCGAGCGAGTTCGTGCTCGACGTCGAGGCCGCCGCCAACGACGTGGTCGCCGAGTCGTCGGAGACCGCCGTCGGCACCGTGGGCGCGCTGTCGGTCTCGCCGAACGCGACGAACGTGGTTCCCGGCCGCGTCGAGGCCGGCGTGGACGTCCGGGACGTGAAGGCGGAGTCGATGGACGCGATCGCCGAGGCGGCCCGCGAGTCGCTCGCCAGACTGGAGCGCGAGCGGGGCGTGGAGACCGACTTCGAGCGGCCGTCCACCGTTCTGCCGGAGCCGATGAGCGACCGGCTCCGGGAGATCGCCCGCGAGTCCGCGGACGCGGCGGGCCGGTCCGCGATCG is part of the Halorubrum aethiopicum genome and encodes:
- the malA gene encoding alpha-amylase MalA encodes the protein MHHPGPPRFVSTGETVQLAPRDPDPDGRYAWRVADAPPTSDSTVGSDPVTEFTPDVPGQYRLGLDAPDGDHLLTVLAFSAAYAGVDVAGGSGEAIRDRDADRAGIDYAAGRLADDGGPPRIGLDAEIEDAEVVVRAAATPNPASSLAADDLAVRFVIDDRDVAAATAAGRTNPRDAVTETETEGGAILRLPTGSIPDRLRVHAVAVARERGEDARVSVADAVSIDRVDGGGSDPFAGGDALGDPTAGESFAVTRPNRPPAWTADASVYEVYVRTFADADHGETLAAIEERLPEIAELGVDTLWLTPVLENDGKPHGYNITDFRSVADDLGDREDYERLVETAHDNGMRVLFDLVLNHTARDHPWFRDAYRNPDSPYRDRYEWQSSGEPETYFDWELIANLNHANLTVRRYLLDVVDEWAPLVDGFRCDMAWAVPDSLWREIRDRVKAADPEFLLMDETIPYVPRFHEGMFDVHFDATLYFTLRQVGRGHEPADAVIDAVEKRAAIGFPDHAGFLQYVENHDETRYRVECGDDAAAAAAAATFTLPGVPMVYAGQEIGQRGRRDAIAWEHAREEVRERYARLSAAHDAHPALGPEGDLERVDYRVAGDGTGERQIAAESDAVHPDDVVAFRRERGSEALVVVLNFAPGEALVAVDADHGRLDVVTGDPCVEADAEGEDRIRVDDVAVVPAGR
- the malQ gene encoding 4-alpha-glucanotransferase, which codes for MRFDRSDGVFCHVTSLPGPHGIGDLGDGAAAFLSFLGDCGVDYWQVCPLGPTIGAAGESPYQSPSAFAGNPLLIDLEGLVDDGWLEADELEPVPDFPTDRVDYEAVREYKLPLLRTAFDRFESERAEDAAATGDAAAAFDAFREREPWAGEYALFRALSAARPEDTWIEWPEPLRTREPDALAAAREEHAETIRYHEFCQWTFDRQWAALRDRAAEAGVEIVGDVPIYVALDSADVWANPEAFRLDEGNRPAAVAGVPPNAGDDGQRWGNPVYDWERLAENDYGWWMERFRRLFDLADVARLDHFLGFVRYWAIPADADDPAAGEWRDGPGRALFEAVEREFGEAPFIAEDLGFEDARMDDLMADFGFPGMRVPQYANWTEAGNPYQPMHYPERVVGYTSTHDTDTWVGYYEDLDPEQRDALHYNLGYGGDRPIEWAIIDEVWSSEAILAMTTVQDLLGLGSEARFNEPGTVDGNWEWRVERDALSDDLAGRLRELGEFHVR
- a CDS encoding M20 family metallo-hydrolase; protein product: MELPVDADRLRADIEGNAAFGRIDLEDPDSHGRTNRTGSEANREARDRFVARLEDAGMDVTVDAIGNVAGEWVPDSADPDAAPVACGSHLDSVPEGGIFDGPLGVYAALESVRAMRDAGVEPQRPVVVVSFTEEEGATYGNGLLGSSVATGVTDLEEALAFENDDGETVGEALESIGYRGEGTETLDPAGWDAFYELHIEQDTTLEEAGVDAGIVTTITGISHCEATILGEANHAGATAMDERTDALAAASEFVLDVEAAANDVVAESSETAVGTVGALSVSPNATNVVPGRVEAGVDVRDVKAESMDAIAEAARESLARLERERGVETDFERPSTVLPEPMSDRLREIARESADAAGRSAIDLHSGAAHDAMRVARVTDASLLFAPSRDGVSHNPREWTDWAECAAATEVLAGAVALTAGADE